The following proteins come from a genomic window of Panicum hallii strain FIL2 chromosome 8, PHallii_v3.1, whole genome shotgun sequence:
- the LOC112903635 gene encoding formin-like protein 6: MPRPQLRSHARHCLLRPPVPVPPKAVPALLCRARASSLHSSAHQPFARLTPAEPRAHALRLRSACHQLNAGALPLGPPAPCTCSAQACAAPLPPEPPRRETAALRTPAPPPARAAPHAWATVSPHRSHAWPPPCVRSANASASRAFRPPARCCAPPNPAPAPARAPALTAARALPCAVRSGPHAPATRPCARQLAPPASCSRLLPAARLEPLGAAQQSRVEEIDERE; this comes from the coding sequence ATGCCACGGCCGCAGCTCCGCTCGCACGCGCGCCATTGCTTGCTCCGGCCACCTGTTCCAGTGCCGCCAAAAGCTGTGCCCGCTCTGCTCTGTCGCGCACGCGCCAGCTCCCTGCACTCCAGCGCTCACCAGCCGTTCGCGCGCCTCACtccagccgagccgcgcgctcaCGCCCTGCGCCTGCGCAGTGCCTGCCACCAGCTCAACGCCGGCGCTTTGCCCTTGggcccgcccgcgccgtgcaCCTGCTCCGCTCAAGCCTGCGCTGCTCCTCTTCCGCctgagccgccgcgccgcgagACGGCCGCGCTCCGCACGCCTGCGccaccgccagcccgcgccgctCCGCACGCCTGGGCCACCGTCAGCCCGCACCGCTCGCACGCCTGGCCGCCGCCCTGCGTGCGCTCCGCCAACGCCAGCGCCTCCCGCGCGTTCCGCCCGCCTGCGCGCTGCTGCGCGCCGCCAAATCCAgctcccgcgcccgcccgtGCACCTGCGCTTACCGCGGCCCGCGCGCTGCCTTGCGCCGTCCGCTCTGGCCCCCACGCGCCAGCCACGCGGCCGTGCGCCCGCCAGCTCGCTCCGCCCGCGAGCTGCAGCCGCCTGCTGCCGGCCGCTCGCCTGGAGCCGCTGGGCGCCGCCCAGCAGAGCCGTGTGGAGGAGATAGACGAGAGAGAGTGA